Genomic window (Pongo abelii isolate AG06213 chromosome 4, NHGRI_mPonAbe1-v2.0_pri, whole genome shotgun sequence):
GGAGCCGGAAGAGAGGCGGAAAGGGCAGCGGGCTCCTTACCCAGACCAGCGAGGGGAGGTCAGCTCGTCGCGGGGTGTGGCTCCCGTCCGGGGACCACCGAGCTCATTACGGGTGGCCGTGTGTAGCCAAGTTCAAGCTCTCCCTCCGGGAACGCCTGCCGCGGCGGCGGAACACGGCTTCTTCAGGACATTCAGCAAAGCGGGGAGGCGGGGACCTGCGGGCGGAGGAGCGACGCCCCAGCTGGGAACGCGGCGGACGGGCGAGTGGGGGGTGTGCCCTGGGCGCGCCAGGCCGCGGAGGCTCCGGGGAAAGTTCTCTTGGCCGCGCAAGGGGTGGCGCCCCGGGCGGGAGCAGCCCAGGTGCATGTGGGCCCGGTCCAGGCGTCTGCAAAAAGCCCTGGAACGAAGCGGACCCCCCAGTCCAGCACTGGCCGCGCCAGGGGCGCCCCTTTTGGGCGGGGTATCAGCTG
Coding sequences:
- the LOC100462566 gene encoding uncharacterized protein LOC100462566 encodes the protein MERSAFLLCEEHPRRPDHGRRGRGEGRRSVRYPVPQPRAPRSRKRGGKGSGLLTQTSEGRSARRGVWLPSGDHRAHYGWPCVAKFKLSLRERLPRRRNTASSGHSAKRGGGDLRAEERRPSWERGGRASGGCALGAPGRGGSGESSLGRARGGAPGGSSPGACGPGPGVCKKPWNEADPPVQHWPRQGRPFWAGYQLGAEGGAETLVPAARCRQVHAAKPHAAPKPRVSPALAASFPRETWRLGGEKRTGCCSDPTVRRSQSHALRAVGRVQD